Genomic DNA from Setaria italica strain Yugu1 chromosome V, Setaria_italica_v2.0, whole genome shotgun sequence:
CAAGGTCTTCTCCATTTCAGCCTTGATTTGAGAAACGGTAAGCTACACAAATCCAGTAAGAGCTTACATTAACTTTACAGTTACATGTAATAAACCTAGTATCATGCTGACTGCTAAAGCCCACTTTCATTTTCTAAGTCACGGGTGCCATCCCACATACAGCGTACCTCTTCCTTGACTCCAAACGAATGCAGCTTAGAACGGAGAGATGATTTTATGGTAGGTGGCAAACTCTGGTATAACGCATCCCTTGTGTTTGGAGGAATAGAACTTGATCGAGAAACCTGCCAAATGATCAACCCTTGTTAGACTACcaggaaagaaacaaaaaaaattgagttTCTTAGCACAACAACAAATTCAAAGAAAGTTGAGTTTCTAAGGACAGCAACATTCAATCTGTGTGGGCATAAAACACCTAGTACTCCCTGAACTGTAACACTGCCAAATCCTCTATCCCCATAGAAAAGCTGCATTTTCTCAATGAAATATTGGGCAGTGATAGCTGATAGGTATGTGACATTGACAAAATTGCATCAGTAATGCATGAAAAAAGTTTTCGGATAAACAGATCAAATGACCTATTAAATTGTCTCTCCAAGCCacagaaaaaataataaaacaaatGGAGTATATGAACTTACAAGAGTATCGATCTGACTGATGATATTGGCATAATGCAGTGCAAGGCCTGCTGGACCCAATCTATTACGACGTTTGGTAGGTTCCTGTGATTCTTCATTGTCTGCATAATGTAAGGGTGGCAAGCTTCAGTCAGTACTAAGTACAATAGTGGTGGAGAAAACCATCAGAGCATTCAGTGCAGAATCATAATATGTTTAAAGTTTAAATCATGAACATGGTTTTATTTTGTGGAagggcctctagcctagtggttagagcaggCCCAGGTTCAACTCCCCAAGGGAGCGAACTAAACGGGGCTGTATTAAAAAAGTTGCCTTGTCGGCTGTTCCGTGTTAGTAGAAAGTATGGCGCAACAAAGGACTTTACCAAAGCACAAAACACATCCCTGTATATTATTTAAGGAATAAGTGTTTAACAAGATGAATATTTCATATACTTGGTAACCAAGAAAATCAATGGGCACGGTCGCTCAAGAGGGAGCGAGTGTGACCATGCTAAATGCCAGTGGGTTAGCTGGATTTGTAAGAACCTGAAACTGATTTGCTTGTGACCACCAGTGGCCCAACGATTGCTAAAAGATCAGGCCACCCACTTGGCGGATATGCACGCATCGCGATTCACTTGGGCTTTCGCCCTCACTTTAGCCTAAAGGATATAAGCTAGCAGTGTCGTTCTAATGCCCAGCACCGTGCACCTAGATCATGGGAGAGCCACTTGCAAATGTGGCATGCAATGAGGGTGGATGCTCTTATATCTGTAGCACCATGCAGCCCAAAGACCACTAAAAGCCCAGCCCACCCACAGGGCGGATACACATGTGTGACAATTTCTTCAGCTTTCATCCTCACTTCGCCCTAAAATAAGTAACCTGGAGGTGCTATGTTTTAGGCTGATAAGACATATAATCTAGTGCAACTCATGTTTGACAGGCAAGGTGGTAGTAAACAGGTGGGGTGTTACATTGATTATAAAAAACAATTTTGAAGTAAACCTACAGTCCTAGTGCTTTTATTCTAGGGAGTAGGGGCACTACAGTGGAGAAGGTCAAACTGAAGTATGACTTATGACACATTAGTTGGGTGAGTTAATTATGTAGCTCAGACTTGCTTTCAGCAATAAAGCAATCAAGAAAATAAACTAGCCAAAAGCTCAACATGTGCAAAAGTTTCATATGATATAATCACAAAGCTTATTACCTGAACGCCCAAAGGCATTATGGATCTCCAAATGTAAGAAGTGCACAATGTCCACAAGTTTCCCCATGACCTAGGAGGAACAGATAATATGTTTTGAATTAGTAGAACAGGATTGCATGCTTTCCTAGAGCTAAGAGTTGCAGATATTATGGCAAACATTGACTATAGATGTGTAATAAATGAAAACAGATAGACACTAAAAATTTGACACAAATGAAAAAATCCAGCCTTCAATTCCGTGGTCCCTTTTTTTAACTAGCCAGATTGGCACGCATAGCGCGCCAAAaaccaaaaagattaacctaaaGTAATAATGAAAAAATATTGTCTACTACTATGCTCAAAACAACATCATATTGATGTATTGAAccaaatccaaaagctacagTAAATCGGCATAGTAGCTCAGAATCTGAGAGCGCACCAATCCCAGGCATTATAGTATAGAGGCACAGATAACTTTTTTTGCTTAGGAATTCACTCACTTTTGGGTGTTAGTAGATATAGCTCATGGATTGGCTTACACTGATTATTGGTTTTGGTAGGGGCAAAAGATAAAATTAGAAATGGATAAATAATTCAATCATATTTTGAGTTTATGAAGTAAAAGCAGTGCAAAAAGTTGTAGGGCTACCACATGTGAACGTAGTGTACAAAGTTTAGTTATTGTTTTTATATATcggaaataattaaatatattttattctttcaaataatggaaaaaacataatttttttagatCATGGGTCCCACCAACCAAGTGCACGGGTCCCACCTGAATAGTGCGTGGGTCCCACCTGAGTGTGCGTGGGTCCCACCTGAGTGTGCGTGGGTCCCACCTGAACAGCTCCCACATGGGTCCCACATGAGCAGTACGTGGGCCCACATGGGGTCACGATTCACGAGAGGGCTCTAAAGCCAGGCACTTTAGTATATTACATATACTAGTATTCAGGGTTGCATAATCAGCAAATATCTAAAGGTGTGTAAAGGAGGTGCAGCACCATGGTAAGGAGCCTAGGAGGACACGTGCAACATGGAAGAGGGATGCTATGAGGTAATTTTTTTCTCATATGTCACGGCCTAGGTTTATCCAGGAATCCGGAAGGAAGAGGAAGCCGGCAGTGTGAGAGAGAGGAGGTGGCGGCAAAGGCATGGAGAAGACAGTGGCGGCAAAGAGATATGAGATCAGATTGGATTCATAAGTTCAAGGATGGACCTAATATTGGATCTTAACAGATCGGATCCTATTTTTACAATATGGAAGGTTTTACAAGACTCCACGGGCAAGTAGCCAGGTAAGGGACACTGCTGCAGTTCACATGCGCTACACAGTACTGGGTCACTGGGCCAGCAGCAAGTCCTTGGGCAGGTATAGGGCCATGCcattgttgttttctttgtttcataTTATCACATGAACGAAATGCATAAAACTATAGAAAGCACTGATTGCTTATAACTACTCACAAGGCTTGAGTAGAGGGAGAGAATAAAAACTTCTACAGACAAGTGGCTCCTGTGGATACTCTTGGTGGCCTTTTCTAAAATTTTTGGTGGGTTCAATTTAAGTTTTAGTATAGAGTATCTATTATTAATGTCATCAACTATATATCAACTAAAATCTTAAGACTACATTGTTAAACAAAGCTACATAATCATGCGAGCATATTGACCAGTTAAAATAAAGCTACATACCAACCTCTTCCAAATTTTTAGACCATAGAGACTTTTTCCTCAAACTTTTAACATGCTTCCGTTGGCTTTTCACTTCCTGCTTTAATATATGCAAGTTATCACCTGCAAATTAACAGAACCACATTCTGCATCATACCGAATGACAACAATAAAACAGAGAAAAAATTTCTACTCATGAAAAAGTTAACAAGCTGAACCATTAAAATCTGTTTTTAACACGCAataccaaaagaaaaggagaaaagaggcTTGACGTTACAACTAAGATCCATTAAAAATGAATAAAATAGAATAAACTGCATCAGTAGCATAGAAAAGGCTTAAATGGCTAAATATTAAGCGACCCAGATAGCAGCAGTAATTGTACACTTCTGTTTAGCATAAGAGAACTTAATTGTACAGGCAGTAAAATTAATATGGAAATAGGTACTGGAAattggaaaggaaaaaaaattctcccCTAGGGGCTGTTCTAATTCATAACTCATGTCCATGTTAACAAGAAGCAAATACAAATCCAGCTGTGCCACTGACTAAGTGTACTTTAAATCTACATCATATCATTAAACCTTAAGCACAACCTTCTATATTGGAATTTCATTCAGGTCGACTTAAGCAGAACATAATTTGACTATATTCCTTCCTCAAAAGAACAGTTAAAACAAGTGCAAGATGCAAGGGGGAAAAATGGCTGCTTCGGATTTATCAGGTGCAGTAGATATAGTCAGATCAATCATCTTGCCTTGGATATATTGGTCAAAAACTCAAAATGCACTAGCTGCTGCTCACCTAGCAGCAATTATACAGAAAGTTTTTTTTAGTGGAATTATACAGAAAGTTGACAGTGATATATGACAACAGAAGAGACCTGGACCCTATTTATGTATGCATAGAACTGTCAAAGTCAAACTGACAACTTTTATAATATCTTGTCTTGTACAAAATTGGTCACGAGAAGACATAATTCAATCTAAAGCTTTTTTTCCAAATGACctcaattttgtttttttttcaagctaaattttttttttccaatgatAAAAACAAATAACCATGAGCAGCACCAACCAAAAGATACATAAAGTTGTTCTTTCAACCAAACCAGAGGAGCTCAACAGATGCAATTCTTACAGATGATTCCATTATATAATCATGCAGAATGGACTGACTCACTGACCTCTTTGTACAACACTCGaaccatcttcttcttgatgttTTCGCTGATAATCTTGTTCAAATCTATCCAAGGCATGCATTTCGTGATATAATTCCTAAAAGATGGGGGAAAACAATAAAGACTACATTAAACAATCCTCATCACAGGGCATTGCTTCCAAGGCATAGAAATATTACTTACAGCTGTAAACTGAACACAAATCACCAATTGCTGCATTACTGATTCTGCCTCTTCTTTCAAGTGATGTTGAGGAGTCCGTTCTGATGCCAGCCTGAAAGAGTTTGATGCATAAAGGCACTGAGTTAATTATCAATACCCCAAGATTGTTGCCTCTACCAAAGGCTGGGGCCAAAATGAACTTTACTTGTCAAAGTAGCGGTCCAAGTTGTGCCACTGAGGATCCTTGCAACGATTTCCAAAGCGAACAACTTCTGTAGAGAACACTTTCAACTCTTCCCTATTGGACCAAACAAAACTTAAGTAACTGCAGGTATAAAAACAAGTTGAAGTACAAGTTTACAACATAACCTGGTTGAAGttactaaaataaaataaaggaaTAAGCCCATTTTTCACCCCTCATCTCTTCCATTTTCCTAATTCTAACCCTCAACTATTGTGCCGTCTAAATTTAGCACCTCAACTATCAATCCCATTCAACTTTGACCCCTCCGCACATCTGAAGCTGTTTTGCATGACTGTGACATGGTGGTGGGTTTTccatatccatcttgtcacatactccctctgtcccatgAAAACTGCAATTCtagcatttaaaaaaaatcccacaaAGAGTGAAATTCTAGAAATTGGACCACAAGTAGGGCCTACTTAATTACCTTGCGTGCTAATCAAGTGGCCAAAACAGATTTGCCAGCCTTAATTACCTTGCATGCCGTGATTTAAGCCAGCAAAAAAGGAATGCAGCACGTCTAAATAGGTGAAGTCGGCTAATTTATAAGGGTACCAATGTCATTTGACAACAGAACTAATCTGCTTGGGAAAAAAATTACAATTGCATTCTTCATGGGGGCAGAGGGAGTATGCCACTTCAGCTGTTGACGTGGACTTGACTTAAAAGCCAAACCCCACCTTGGTCTGGGCccgaccttttttttttcttcggcacCAAAGATGGATTATGGAAGGCCAGTCCACTCGTCGCTCGCAATCTTGCCCCAAGAGTTGGGACTTAAAATTAGATCAACACAAGCATTGACGGGCCAAAAAATGGACTTAttcctaaaataaataaatcttgCGGACAACTGTTGTAGTTTATAAAAGCAGCAAAGATTGAACACTAACCTTTTGTCAGCAGCAGCAATCTTGAGTAATTCATCCATATCTTTGGATATAAGATTCTGAACACCTTCTGAGTGAAGCACAGTTTCTTTTAAATGCTTTATGCTATCTTTTGAAAGGGCACGCATCAAATTGCAACCTTTGACTATGGTATTGGCAACCTCAAATGCTAAAATAGATATTTTGTTTCCCTTTGTTGTAGTGCTCGATCCAAAACCACTTATATTCAAATTTGTCATGCTACTGCCAAGTGTGTCTAGCACATCCACTGCTTTCCCAAGGCCAGCAGTACTAGCTCTACCTAGAATTGAGCTTACTTCTGACACCTGTTTCAATATGGCAAGAAAACATGAAACATGATACAGGAGCAGGCGGTCTTTCTCACCAAGCGACATTTTTTGAACATTTGAAGGACAAAAGTCATGAATAAACAGTGAAAGGCAAAGATTTCTATTTAGGAATGATACAAGTTCAAAAGGATTTAAATGTTTCCTACAATGCACTTGGAAAATAGTAAGCCATAAAACTATGGCAGTGTGGCGATAAGTAGCAAAATGCTAAGCATGGAGATCAACACATCATAACTGCATTGGATTTGAAAGATGTGCGATCAGCCACTCAAAAGCATGCAGCAATTCCCACCCTATGCAAATATAAAGGGGATAAACTTTGAGGGCCACTGGGTTGCTAAAGTAGACTTCCACGGAAAATAGGATCAACAGATAACAGCAAATGCTTTTGTCACCAAGCGTTTCAAGAAAACTTGTTAAATTTTGTGCAAGGATGCTAGGAGATCATCCACTGATTCAAGATATCCTAATTCCTGAAAGGCTAATGCTACAGGAAAAAGAATTGTAAAATTCCCCATGTTCATAGTGCACTAATCCAGTGACATGAGCGAAAAATTCAGTTCTCAAATGATTGATTCAGCTATATTGGCATATTGCACCAAAGTTCACCGCAGAGTAAGAAGTACTGAAAACTTGCCTTAGCCGTAACCCCTATCCCTGACTTCTGTGATGGTAATCGCGCCAGCTGTGGCACCCCATCCCATGGTGGTAAGGAGGCATCAGCAGAACCTCCAGGCACTGCAGTTTGCGACACCGATAcaggcagctgctgctgctgatgttgCTCTTCTTGCATCCTCTTGGCAGCGGCCTCCCCCACCAcagccttcttctcctccttcacCACCAGACGGTCATGGTGGTCAACCACCCTGCCGGGGCCGAGAGTGGTATCGCTGGGCGACTTGTCCACCGCCGAGCCCTTGGAGCAAAGGCCCCCCATTTCCTTCGCCCCTCCTCAACCAAACCCTAATCCTCCAGTGCCAACCGGCGGCTCTCACCTCCCAGGCACCCACACACTCCTGATCCCCACACAGCCTTCTCCCATCCCCATCAAACCGATCCGCATGAACACGAACCAGCTCGGAACGAAGGTCCCGACCGCGGTAGGATCCTGCCGGCTCCAACCGGCGAGCTGCGCACCTGCAGACGCCACGGGAACAGCGCCAAGTCAGCAGTAACGCGCGAAATTTCCGCGCAAAAGCAGAGATTTTTCTCCACAGAAACGCATTTTTACCGGAAATTGGCGCGAGAGGACGCACCTGCGGCGGGTGGATCGGCGACGCGGGAGGAAATCGGGCGCGGAGCCCCTGCTTTCTCGCGAGGAATTGGCGGATTTGGGGGAGGATAGAGACGACGCGATGGGCAGGGTGGGTGAGCTTTGCAGCTTCTTGCCCTCCTTTGGAGGAGTAGAACGGGGAGCAGCCGAGCGGAGCGTCCACTCCACCAGCGGAGCTGCGGCAAGGGAGGGTCCAGTCCACTGCACGGCAGGCTCCGCTCCTCGGTGGCCAACGGCCGCTGCTACTGCCACCCGCAGGAGGAGGCGCACGCACAGCAACGGCCGCTCATAACGCGGTGTCGCAGCGGCCGTGTCGCCGTCCGTGTGACGCAGTTATTAAGAAAGAGGTTAGCAACTGTAGTATTCATGCCATCTTATTTATTGTCCGCGCTTCACCTGATATTTTCAGTGCATTTGCTTCGGATGCAATTGGATTCAGCAAACATTTCCTTTTTCATGGAGTTGAAGCAGATGATTTTCTCCCTCTGTGAAACTTTGACTGAAGATGGATATACCTTAAAACAGTCAAAGCTATAGCTCGTCGTATTGATTAACGCCTACTATGTTATTTTAACACTGATTTGCTATGATATACTCCCGTGAGCATGTGCAGCGGTGACTTGGATCGTCCAATTGGTTTCTTTGACTAGCACTAAACCTGTGTCTTAAAATATAGCTGCTGTCATGGCATAAGATATATGCGAGCATCAAGTATCAGTGCTACGTAATCGTATGACTTCCAAAATCCGTCTCTATTTTTACGAATCATCAACATCACAATGAGTATCTTATAGTATCCAGAACAGTTGAACAGCTACTTGCATGGGTTGTTGGAGGTTAACCCACTGCAATGAACCAACGCATTTCTCAATTATCAAGAAAAGCGTGTATGAACACTTGCATGAGAGTAGCAGGTTGGAGTGTTGGGGCAAGCAAAAACCTGAACCAGGATGGACTTGCAGCAGAACAAGAGAACAAAGACTCGGTATATTTGTCATTTGTGGATCATGTGGCCAGACAGAGAGTAGGATGCTAATCTACGGCTTAGCCGAAACCAGGCAAGATTTTAATGCAAGCTATCGATCTACGGTTCCTAGTCAACTTGAACACCAACTTTTCTGCTGTCGTTTTCTTGTACCAGGTCAACTTTCACACAGCATCCTTTAATTTGTCCTTGTAGGGGGGAAAAATAAAAGTAGGTGAAAGGAGCCCGATTGTTTCTATCTGGTTATCCGTTACACTGATTAACAGCGATGGAATGCACTTCTGCAAATTACATATATTTACTTCTCTGTCAAGTGCTGAACTTGTAGCTCAGTTTGGTTGTTGGCATACAGCCTATAAACTTATACAGGCACTGCCAGTAGAAGTTTCCTTGTAACGCCGACATGTTACTTTCCTGATTTACCACTTGTGTGTGCATGAATTTCACAGAAAACAAGTTCAATTCTGGTAGGAATAGGAATGCTTTTCCCTGTGTTTTAAATGGGGTATGAGCGGATGCAAGACTACTTGTTCGCCGAATCACCTGTTACACACTGAAACTTTCTTTGTAGCGCGAGATATTGAGATCTCAGAGTGCACTACTTTCtggagagaagaaaaaacagGACAAAAAGATTCACCTTTTGAATTGAACGGATAGAATTAAAGTGATCTGAACACACGCATGGTCAGTGATTCCAAGCTTTAGATTGAAGCCTTCCGTTTGTCCCTGCTTGTGAGAGCGATGGATTTTGACGAGTCTGAGCAGCAAAGTCCCAAATTGTAGCTGTCTTTCTGCCGAAGTGCCAATGACCTCACAGACTCTCAGTTCGGTGAAAAGTAGAGTTCACTGCAGCTGCTTGGACGCGACACAACTTGTATTTCCAAACGAGGTCCCACATGACATGGATGCGATTGCAGCACAAAAACAAGCTATTCTTCCTGTGTGCATACCGTACCCtatgttgcaattgcaacacGAATTTACTACTCGAACTCGGATGGACGGATCGTCCTTACCTACCACAGGGTAATGAAGCTTTTGTAACCTCAGTGGTAGAGATAAAAACAAAACACCTTCTTTGTCGTGACAGAGATAGCATGCAAGAGTTTTCCCGGTGAAGTATGTATCGGCACAAGGGTGTTCCCCGGATAGAgctacctcctcctcccgtccgTGTCGAATCGAAATGACgagaacgacgacgacgaggacaaCATAACCTTCCAATCCCAAATAAATTAAGGTAAACTAGAGTTGAAATCCAACAAAACTCACAAATCAGGATTTGGCACAGTTATTTTCCAAGCACTCTTATCCAGGATTAAATCTTTGTGTATATTACATCCCTTCAAATCTTCTTTTATTGCCTCTTACTATGTCAAATTTGATCTTCCTctacctctcttcacattattATCACGCCTTAGTATTCCACTACGCACCGGTACCTCCGGAGATCTTCGTTGGACAtatccaaaccatctcagccggtgttgaataagcttttcttcaattggaaCTACCCCTAACTTATCATGTATATCCTCGTTCCGGACTCGATCCattctcgtatgaccacaaatctaacgcaacatacgcatttTCGTAACACTTATCTGCTGGATATGTCATCTTTTTGTAGGCTAATATTCTGCACCATACAGTATTGCATATCTAATCACCATCCTATAAAACTTGTCGTCGAACAGAAATGAACAAAGAGGAAAAGATCAAATCAACGGCAGACTCCCAGGACAATATTCCTTCCTTGGACCTTTGATCGCAACCGGCTGCTAAAGCCGCGACACATCTCCTCGCGAGAACAGCCAGCCAGCCAAACCCCTTTGAACCGGTCCTCGCGCTGAGCCCTTTGAACCGGTCCGGCATCGGCGCAGCGCTTGGCATCATCAGCGGCTGCTGCAACGGCGACGGCGTACAAATACTAGGTCAAAAGCCAGCACGGCAGGCACGCGGCCCATGGCATCGCATTATTGCTGTGTCCTGTGGGCGCGCCGCAGACCGAGTCCAAAGGGCAAGCAGAGAGAGACCGATTGGTTTGGTTGGGCTCGCGGTCGTGGCGTCCTCCTGCCGCGCGCGCGATCTTGACGGGCTCGGTGGCGAGGGATGGCGTGCGGTGCGGCCTACTCGGCGGCGACTCCACGTGAGGCGTGGGGTGCCCGGCCGGCCTCCCCCGTGCAAGCCGGACCACTCGCTCGCCGCCAGCCTACAGGTTGACTTGGCCGCGGCCTGCACCTGCAGGCCGTGCAGCGACTTCAGACCACGCGGGAGATCGCCCACGTACGTATTACGTATACGCTGTAGCACGGTAGTGGTACAGTACAAACACAGGGGGCAATGGCGGCACGGACCGTGCAATGGAATCTCGATCGGACGGCCACGATCGCCGATGGTCGAATCTCGACCGGACGGACCCGAAGGCGAGACGACGCTTCTTCTCCGGCTGGAGTCCCCCGCTCCATGCCAAGCAATTCTTTCTCCGGTTATCGAGTCGCCAACTACTCAACGCAGCCGGGGGAAATTCGTTGTCCGGCCGGACCGCCGCGCCGGATGGGGCACGCCATTCGTTTTCCATGCATGGACGTACTTGGAAGTTGGGGCTTGGAATTCCAGCGACCGGCAAACTAAAAATTTGGTTCGTGGAGACCATAGCGAGCGCCTCGTCGACATGGCGTTCCTTTCATCGAAAGGGACGGTCAGAGGACCAAATGCTTCATCCCGCAGAATAGGGCTTTGGAATGTTGTGAGATG
This window encodes:
- the LOC101771376 gene encoding uncharacterized protein LOC101771376 isoform X2 produces the protein MGGLCSKGSAVDKSPSDTTLGPGRVVDHHDRLVVKEEKKAVVGEAAAKRMQEEQHQQQQLPVSVSQTAVPGGSADASLPPWDGVPQLARLPSQKSGIGVTAKVSEVSSILGRASTAGLGKAVDVLDTLGSSMTNLNISGFGSSTTTKGNKISILAFEVANTIVKGCNLMRALSKDSIKHLKETVLHSEGVQNLISKDMDELLKIAAADKREELKVFSTEVVRFGNRCKDPQWHNLDRYFDKLASERTPQHHLKEEAESVMQQLVICVQFTAELYHEMHALDRFEQDYQRKHQEEDGSSVVQRGDNLHILKQEVKSQRKHVKSLRKKSLWSKNLEEVMGKLVDIVHFLHLEIHNAFGRSDNEESQEPTKRRNRLGPAGLALHYANIISQIDTLVSRSSSIPPNTRDALYQSLPPTIKSSLRSKLHSFGVKEELTVSQIKAEMEKTLRWLVPIATNTTKAHHGFGWVGEWANAGSDVNCKPTGQMDLTRIETLYHADKDKTEAYILELVLWLHHLISQSKTANGERSPIKSPVRSPTQRGASITLSPNKTSSNSSPLLTQEDQDMLRDVKYRKFIPGISKSQEFDTKARLNKQSRLSKSNSHSPSSGNRKELLSIRRLLPVIDFEIDRTKALDVIDRVDNLRVQ
- the LOC101771376 gene encoding uncharacterized protein LOC101771376 isoform X1; protein product: MGGLCSKGSAVDKSPSDTTLGPGRVVDHHDRLVVKEEKKAVVGEAAAKRMQEEQHQQQQLPVSVSQTAVPGGSADASLPPWDGVPQLARLPSQKSGIGVTAKVSEVSSILGRASTAGLGKAVDVLDTLGSSMTNLNISGFGSSTTTKGNKISILAFEVANTIVKGCNLMRALSKDSIKHLKETVLHSEGVQNLISKDMDELLKIAAADKSYLSFVWSNREELKVFSTEVVRFGNRCKDPQWHNLDRYFDKLASERTPQHHLKEEAESVMQQLVICVQFTAELYHEMHALDRFEQDYQRKHQEEDGSSVVQRGDNLHILKQEVKSQRKHVKSLRKKSLWSKNLEEVMGKLVDIVHFLHLEIHNAFGRSDNEESQEPTKRRNRLGPAGLALHYANIISQIDTLVSRSSSIPPNTRDALYQSLPPTIKSSLRSKLHSFGVKEELTVSQIKAEMEKTLRWLVPIATNTTKAHHGFGWVGEWANAGSDVNCKPTGQMDLTRIETLYHADKDKTEAYILELVLWLHHLISQSKTANGERSPIKSPVRSPTQRGASITLSPNKTSSNSSPLLTQEDQDMLRDVKYRKFIPGISKSQEFDTKARLNKQSRLSKSNSHSPSSGNRKELLSIRRLLPVIDFEIDRTKALDVIDRVDNLRVQ